One window of Falco cherrug isolate bFalChe1 chromosome W, bFalChe1.pri, whole genome shotgun sequence genomic DNA carries:
- the LOC129734570 gene encoding olfactory receptor 14A16-like — protein sequence MSNSSSITQFLLLALADTRELQLLHFWLSLGIYLAALMANGLIITAVVCDHHLHTPMYFFLLNLSLLDLGSISTTLPKAMANSLWDTRDISYSGCAAQLFLIVFFLSAECSLLTVMAYDRSVAICQPLHYGTLLGSRACVHMAAAAWASGFLNSLLQTANTFSLPLCQGNALGQFFCEIPQILKLSCSHTYLREVGLIVSSVLVVFGCFIFIILSYMQIFRAVLRIPSEQGRHKAFSTCLPHLAVISLFLSTGMFAHLKPPSISSPSLDLMVSVLYSVVPPALNPLIYSMRNQELKGAMCKMITGCSSEGIKL from the coding sequence AtgtccaacagcagctccatcacccagttcctcctcctggcattggcagacacgcgggagctgcagctcttgcacttctggctctccctgggcatcTACCTGGCCGCCCTCATGGCCAACGGACTCATCATCACTGCTGTAGTATGTGACCACCACCTGCACACCCCcatgtacttcttcctcctcaacctctccctcctcgacctgggctccatctccaccactctccccaaagccatggccaactccctctgggacaccagggacatcTCCTACTCaggatgtgctgcacagcttttcctgattgtctttttcctttcagcagagtgTTCTCTCCTCACCGTCATGGCCTATGACCGCTCcgtggccatctgccagcccctgcactacgggaccctgctgggcagcagagcttgtgtccacatggcagcagctgcctgggccagtGGGTTTCTCAACTCCCTCCTACAGACAGCAAATACTTTTTCACTGCCACTCTGCCAAGGCAATGCCCTGGGACAgttcttctgtgaaatcccacagatcctcaagctctcctgctcacaCACCTACCTCAGGGAAGTGGGGCTTATTGTGTCTAGTGTCTTAGTAGTGTTTgggtgtttcattttcattattctgtCTTACATGcagatcttcagggctgtgctgaggatcccctctgagcagggacggcacaaagccttttccacgtgcctccctcacctggccgtgatctccctctttctcagcaCTGGCATGTTTGCCCACCTGAAgcccccctccatctcctccccatccctggacctGATGGTGTCAGTTCTGTACTcggtggtgcctccagcactgaaccccctcatctacagcatgaggaaccaggagctgaagggTGCAATGTGCAAAATGATAACTGGATGTTCTTctgaaggaataaaattatga